The following proteins come from a genomic window of Pyxidicoccus sp. MSG2:
- the wecB gene encoding non-hydrolyzing UDP-N-acetylglucosamine 2-epimerase — MIAVVLGTRPELIKTAPIIHELARRGSPFALIHTGQHYTPALDEIFFRDLELPPPAVNLHVGSLPAAHQVARILTGVSDALEQLKPRIVLVQGDTNSVLGGALAAHKLSIPLAHLEAGLRSDDWTMPEEGNRVLAGRVAALHFCPTELQAARLAGEGILHGVHVVGNTIVDASLRFAARSLEISTIFERLELGGRPYALVTMHRPSNVDDPQRLAALLDALATMARERGLELVFPVHPRTREKIRAFGLESKLAAPFRPIEPLGYIDLLRLLRGTEVALTDSGGVQEEACTLHVPCVTLRPNTERPETVGVGANALCDEADAGRIGAFVDDMREAPRDWKNPFGDGHTSERVVDILLNPRTRLAPSGAP, encoded by the coding sequence ATGATTGCTGTCGTCCTGGGAACGCGTCCGGAGCTGATCAAGACGGCTCCCATCATCCACGAGCTCGCGCGGCGCGGGTCTCCGTTCGCCCTCATCCACACCGGGCAGCACTACACCCCGGCGCTCGACGAGATCTTCTTCCGCGACCTGGAGCTGCCGCCGCCAGCCGTCAACCTGCACGTGGGCTCGCTGCCCGCGGCGCATCAGGTGGCCCGCATCCTGACGGGTGTCTCCGACGCGCTCGAGCAGCTCAAGCCGCGCATCGTCCTCGTGCAGGGGGACACCAACAGCGTGCTGGGTGGGGCGCTGGCGGCCCACAAGCTGAGCATCCCCCTGGCGCACCTGGAGGCCGGGCTCCGCAGCGACGACTGGACGATGCCGGAGGAGGGCAACCGCGTGCTGGCCGGCCGCGTGGCCGCGCTGCACTTCTGCCCCACCGAGCTGCAGGCCGCGCGCCTGGCGGGCGAGGGCATCCTTCACGGCGTGCACGTGGTGGGCAACACCATCGTGGACGCCTCGCTGCGCTTCGCGGCGCGCTCGCTCGAGATTTCCACCATCTTCGAGCGGCTGGAGCTGGGCGGCAGGCCCTATGCCCTGGTGACGATGCACCGGCCCTCCAACGTGGATGACCCGCAGCGGCTGGCGGCCCTGCTGGACGCGCTGGCCACCATGGCGCGCGAGCGGGGACTGGAGCTCGTCTTCCCGGTGCATCCGCGCACCCGGGAAAAGATTCGCGCCTTCGGGCTGGAGTCGAAGCTGGCCGCACCCTTCCGGCCCATCGAGCCGCTGGGCTACATCGACCTGCTGCGGCTCTTGCGCGGCACGGAGGTGGCGCTGACCGACTCGGGCGGTGTGCAGGAGGAGGCGTGCACCCTGCACGTCCCCTGCGTGACGCTGCGGCCCAACACGGAGCGCCCGGAGACGGTGGGCGTGGGCGCCAACGCCCTGTGCGACGAGGCGGACGCGGGGCGGATTGGCGCCTTCGTGGACGACATGCGGGAAGCGCCGCGCGACTGGAAGAACCCGTTCGGTGACGGCCACACCAGCGAGCGCGTGGTCGACATCCTGCTGAACCCGCGCACCCGTCTGGCGCCCTCCGGGGCGCCGTGA
- a CDS encoding MYXO-CTERM sorting domain-containing protein, producing the protein MRLGSWRGILLAVSLGAVSQAGAARLSDVIRISPSDAGAPLVRQGGADVAWGGGVYLVVWDDDRNGNTDIYAARVTPDGTVLDPGGIALTTAVNAQKNPAVAFDGTRFFVVWEDARVCCDDVYGARVDPDGTVLDPQGFLVSDAREVLTNGLVLNLEQHDLDVAAGGGYWVVTYAAADPLGDIFAVRLTPEGQVVDAKDLYLSKSSFNSERFPQLAFNGTEFLVVYSNYVGSRNDGRDYTEAARLEPDGTHEFLNHFWSSSQNASVASHGEDFLVVHRQGANLQTALLKADGTVREEGFAAEAEQSPWKSTAATFDGNYFLVAWAEGAAGDIRGVLLEPDGTPAGCDILELAMSGARETQPRLASDGTRHSLMVFIGDEPSGSGEEVVARVHARVLENDLQGDESCEPEVVPEEPQPQPHEDGCTATGGGGSFVLGALAVLALARRRQR; encoded by the coding sequence GTGAGGCTTGGAAGCTGGAGGGGGATCCTGCTCGCCGTCTCGCTGGGAGCGGTATCGCAGGCAGGTGCCGCCAGGCTGTCGGACGTCATCCGCATCAGTCCGTCAGACGCGGGAGCACCGCTGGTCCGGCAGGGTGGAGCCGATGTGGCCTGGGGCGGCGGAGTGTATCTGGTCGTCTGGGATGACGACCGCAACGGAAACACAGACATCTATGCGGCGCGGGTGACGCCGGACGGCACGGTCCTGGACCCGGGAGGTATTGCCCTCACGACCGCCGTCAACGCGCAGAAGAATCCCGCGGTTGCCTTTGACGGCACCCGGTTCTTCGTCGTCTGGGAGGACGCACGCGTCTGCTGCGACGATGTGTATGGAGCCCGGGTGGACCCGGATGGGACGGTGCTGGACCCGCAAGGCTTCCTGGTATCGGACGCAAGGGAGGTCCTGACCAACGGGCTCGTGCTCAACCTCGAGCAGCACGACCTGGATGTCGCCGCGGGTGGCGGCTACTGGGTCGTGACCTATGCAGCCGCAGATCCGTTGGGAGACATCTTCGCGGTGAGACTGACTCCCGAGGGCCAGGTCGTGGACGCCAAGGACCTGTACCTCTCCAAAAGCAGCTTCAACAGCGAGCGCTTTCCGCAGCTGGCCTTCAACGGGACGGAATTCCTTGTCGTGTATTCCAATTACGTGGGCTCGCGGAACGACGGGCGTGACTATACGGAGGCGGCCCGTCTCGAGCCGGATGGCACGCATGAGTTCCTCAATCACTTCTGGTCGTCCAGCCAGAATGCGAGCGTCGCCTCCCACGGTGAGGACTTCCTGGTGGTGCATCGACAGGGCGCGAACCTCCAGACAGCCCTTCTGAAGGCGGACGGAACGGTCCGTGAGGAGGGGTTCGCGGCGGAAGCCGAGCAATCCCCGTGGAAGTCGACCGCGGCCACCTTCGATGGCAACTATTTCCTCGTCGCCTGGGCTGAAGGCGCCGCGGGAGACATCCGGGGTGTGCTGCTCGAGCCCGACGGAACTCCGGCGGGATGCGACATCCTCGAGCTGGCCATGAGCGGTGCCCGGGAGACGCAACCCCGGCTGGCCTCGGACGGCACCCGACACTCACTCATGGTGTTCATCGGGGATGAGCCCTCAGGCTCCGGCGAGGAGGTCGTGGCGCGCGTCCACGCGCGGGTGTTGGAGAACGACCTGCAAGGCGACGAGAGCTGCGAGCCGGAAGTCGTTCCCGAGGAACCCCAGCCCCAGCCTCATGAGGACGGCTGCACGGCGACGGGCGGCGGCGGCAGCTTCGTCCTCGGGGCGCTGGCGGTGCTGGCCCTGGCGCGCAGGCGCCAGCGGTAG
- a CDS encoding DUF2304 domain-containing protein produces the protein MSRSSLIGLAFAAAFALTVLLAARRRRTHERHTFAWLLVAAFIAALSLWRHGIDALAEAMGIYYAPSALFVIACTALMWLVYRLSLQVADQRQQLKRLAQEVALLSATPAPRAEAPAPVPGHDMPAPPR, from the coding sequence ATGTCCCGCTCGAGTCTCATCGGCCTGGCCTTCGCGGCCGCCTTCGCGCTCACCGTGCTACTGGCCGCCCGTCGGCGGCGCACCCACGAGCGTCACACGTTCGCCTGGCTCCTCGTCGCCGCGTTCATCGCCGCGCTGTCGCTCTGGCGCCACGGCATCGACGCGCTCGCCGAAGCGATGGGCATCTACTACGCGCCCTCCGCGCTGTTCGTCATCGCGTGCACGGCGCTGATGTGGCTGGTGTACCGGCTGAGCCTCCAGGTGGCGGACCAGCGCCAGCAGCTCAAGCGCCTCGCGCAGGAGGTGGCGCTGCTGTCCGCGACGCCAGCACCCCGGGCGGAAGCCCCCGCGCCCGTTCCGGGCCACGACATGCCTGCTCCGCCCCGGTGA